In the genome of Notamacropus eugenii isolate mMacEug1 chromosome 5, mMacEug1.pri_v2, whole genome shotgun sequence, one region contains:
- the LOC140506821 gene encoding claudin-34-like, whose product MSSELNRGNLHFSFFTIATIGWILALASMGQVDWRVWHVDNTTPVISSGIVWVGIWKVCFHSTTLHSAQGTSGKICHTYGRHNSFLPPDFRAVEKIFLLACILGVIGKVCSIIALRNFYMGVGRKPIICNPFTMAGFSFLSAGICVLICVIWNFHLVSQKKTVNFPATFYIPPSPNTQENGSAVVVAIISAILMMLSGVFFLSYKFHMDSQVHPMITVEEWASESDL is encoded by the coding sequence ATGAGCTCCGAACTCAATAGAGGTAACCTTCACTTTTCATTCTTCACCATAGCCACTATTGGCTGGATCCTCGCCTTAGCTTCCATGGGACAAGTGGACTGGAGGGTGTGGCATGTGGACAATACGACTCCTGTCATCTCCTCTGGCATCGTTTGGGTGGGGATATGGAAAGTATGCTTTCACAGCACCACCCTGCATTCTGCTCAAGGCACATCTGGAAAGATTTGCCACACTTATGGCAGGCACAACTCTTTTCTCCCCCCGGATTTTCGGGCTGTTGAGAAAATCTTTCTGCTTGCTTGCATTCTGGGGGTCATAGGAAAAGTCTGCAGTATAATTGCCCTGAGAAACTTTTACATGGGAGTTGGTCGTAAACCAATAATCTGCAATCCATTCACTATGGcaggattttcatttttatctgctGGGATCTGCGTCTTAATTTGTGTAATCTGGAATTTTCACTTAGTCTCTCAAAAGAAGACTGTAAACTTCCCTGCAACTTTCTATATTCCTCCCAGTCCAAATACACAGGAAAATGGGAGTGCGGTTGTTGTGGCAATTATATCTGCCATCTTGATGATGCtaagtggggtttttttcctgTCTTATAAATTTCACATGGATAGCCAAGTCCATCCCATGATCACAGTTGAGGAATGGGCATCAGAATCTGATTTATGA